The uncultured Bacteroides sp. genome has a segment encoding these proteins:
- a CDS encoding porin family protein, whose amino-acid sequence MKKIIVTSLALLCPIIMAMAQSSSDKDISNLKIGFFVGLNMPKLTGGGGNPLSENWSSREGGAFGLTFSWNTGPHFAWRADLLYSSEGGQRNKMQGIDGPSFNPQVPAGTYFYANFKNQSILNYLEVPLMGKYSIPLSKSSHFYMDFGPYIGFLLNANQKTRGSNIIYADPEGTQAVSVNPQTGQPFPVSLDADTDIKDKIHTINLGLTGGIGLTQKVGFGELVLDLRGAYGLTNIQKYTEDGSNHIGNLLVSLGYSVPF is encoded by the coding sequence ATGAAAAAGATCATTGTAACATCATTAGCATTATTGTGTCCGATAATTATGGCAATGGCTCAATCATCATCGGACAAGGACATATCAAATCTCAAAATAGGATTTTTCGTTGGCCTGAATATGCCAAAACTCACCGGCGGAGGCGGCAATCCGCTAAGCGAGAACTGGTCGTCACGTGAAGGAGGCGCTTTTGGATTAACCTTCTCATGGAACACTGGCCCACACTTTGCCTGGCGTGCCGATCTGCTTTATTCCAGCGAAGGCGGGCAACGGAATAAGATGCAAGGCATTGACGGCCCATCCTTCAATCCTCAGGTTCCGGCTGGAACATACTTTTATGCAAACTTCAAAAACCAATCCATCCTCAATTATCTGGAAGTGCCGTTAATGGGAAAATACTCCATTCCATTGAGCAAGTCCTCTCATTTCTATATGGATTTCGGTCCTTATATCGGTTTTTTGTTAAATGCCAATCAAAAAACAAGAGGTTCCAATATCATTTACGCCGACCCAGAAGGCACTCAGGCCGTTTCAGTTAACCCGCAAACAGGTCAGCCTTTCCCTGTTTCACTTGATGCCGATACTGATATAAAGGATAAAATCCACACCATAAATCTGGGTTTAACAGGTGGCATAGGTTTAACGCAGAAAGTTGGATTTGGTGAATTGGTTTTAGACTTGCGCGGAGCATACGGATTGACCAATATTCAAAAGTATACCGAAGATGGTAGTAACCATATTGGCAATTTATTGGTATCTTTGGGGTATTCTGTTCCTTTCTAG
- a CDS encoding trehalase family glycosidase: MLLIGIFFTRTASGRGTIPPSCFTNSHDITSLYAWGPYSKRYAGISHIPNIQKGIRFDFSVMPGYYRSRQLIPHVLFESSYYPWDINPSMNHIIYRYELEWKDRVFTDVTYYVLDEHCTLVGMRCVNNTTVNQNLVLNLMAYIDYEQEQPQVKVPESMNIQWYNATDYLLNEPVHKSPQYNLVYDGWRRNEMQTSQSLRGFVLGKEFGKEKGDKVVYEVNILPGKEKGMIGFRNNTPKGKTATFQIKGLDESTLKLKGTGEYTIALVPYSCKKPGKYILELRSEGTSSTALDGFFIGSEEEMKKIEIVPRSLSFNPKIKTGNENQDFILKYEGCNNYYGIAWNYKESSIRTILDDNLESFFRKKVHDHVSTRLVGNMKWNYTNAFLRPIVLAAHSEQTLYALVCTGNSEQVNEQIKKFHASPTTYTSRIQKNATDSGNKILPDGKKYEFGNRLLQSALLSNIVYPVRTQGQYIRHFTPGKNWNSLYTWDSGFIALGLIDIDITKAFECIRAYTTPAGSESAFIHHGTPLPIQLYAYYDLWNNCQSQKALEFLYPRLKQFFDFMVGNNPYSTTRMKGSGLLRTWDYFYNSGGWDDYPPQHTLSDKSSVTPVVTSAYYIRAAKILRLAAKKLGLKKDVKGYNQVIKQLSSALQTYAWDEETGYFGYVLHNTDGKAIGIYRYKDGSNFNKGLDGITPLIANISSKEQTNRMINHLFSPNEMWTEIGISTVDQSAPYYSSDGYWNGAVWFPHQWMIWKALLDLGEGEKAYRVANTALNTWEKECEESYYTFEHFIISSQRGAGWHQFSGLSSPILNWFAAYYRVGKVSTGFEVWISENSFNEDYSLYKAKISFDDSTLPHKRSFIVCMNPAKKYQIRFNGKIVESKSYYPGLLDITLPSTNKPGILTIDTINIKISHCS, encoded by the coding sequence ATGTTACTGATAGGTATTTTCTTTACGAGAACCGCATCAGGAAGAGGAACTATTCCTCCATCTTGTTTTACTAATAGCCATGATATAACCTCATTATATGCGTGGGGGCCTTATTCTAAACGTTATGCCGGAATATCACATATACCCAATATACAGAAAGGAATACGTTTCGATTTTTCTGTAATGCCGGGATATTATCGTAGCCGGCAACTAATTCCTCATGTTCTTTTTGAATCATCTTATTATCCATGGGACATTAATCCTTCTATGAACCATATAATATACCGGTATGAACTGGAATGGAAAGATCGTGTATTTACCGATGTCACCTACTATGTACTAGACGAACATTGCACACTGGTAGGCATGCGCTGTGTCAATAATACTACAGTTAATCAAAATCTGGTGCTCAACCTGATGGCTTATATAGACTATGAGCAGGAACAACCTCAGGTTAAAGTACCAGAGAGCATGAATATACAATGGTACAATGCTACCGATTATTTATTAAACGAGCCTGTACACAAATCTCCCCAATATAATTTAGTATATGATGGATGGAGAAGAAATGAAATGCAAACTTCACAGTCACTAAGAGGGTTTGTTTTAGGAAAAGAATTTGGCAAAGAAAAGGGAGATAAAGTAGTTTATGAGGTGAATATCCTTCCGGGAAAAGAAAAAGGGATGATAGGGTTTAGGAATAATACGCCTAAGGGCAAAACTGCAACTTTTCAAATTAAAGGGCTAGATGAAAGTACTCTGAAGCTAAAAGGTACAGGAGAATACACAATAGCCTTAGTTCCTTATTCATGTAAAAAGCCAGGAAAATACATTTTAGAGTTACGCTCCGAGGGTACTAGTAGTACTGCCTTAGATGGCTTCTTTATTGGGAGTGAAGAGGAAATGAAAAAAATTGAAATAGTTCCAAGGTCTTTATCTTTTAATCCTAAAATAAAAACAGGAAATGAAAATCAGGATTTTATTTTAAAATATGAAGGCTGTAATAACTATTATGGAATAGCATGGAACTATAAGGAATCGAGTATTCGTACAATTTTGGATGACAATCTGGAATCCTTCTTCCGCAAAAAGGTACACGACCACGTATCAACAAGATTAGTTGGTAATATGAAGTGGAATTATACTAATGCTTTTTTACGGCCAATAGTGTTGGCTGCTCATTCAGAGCAAACTTTATATGCATTAGTCTGTACAGGAAACTCTGAACAAGTAAATGAACAAATAAAGAAGTTCCATGCTTCACCTACAACTTATACGTCCCGGATTCAAAAAAATGCCACAGACTCCGGAAATAAGATATTGCCAGATGGAAAGAAGTACGAATTCGGGAACCGCCTCTTGCAATCAGCATTATTATCTAATATAGTTTATCCTGTTCGCACACAAGGGCAGTACATCCGGCATTTTACACCTGGTAAAAACTGGAATAGCCTTTATACATGGGATTCCGGATTTATTGCTCTGGGATTGATTGATATAGATATTACAAAAGCCTTTGAATGTATAAGGGCCTATACCACTCCGGCAGGAAGTGAATCGGCATTTATTCATCATGGAACTCCTTTGCCAATACAGCTATATGCATATTATGATTTATGGAATAATTGTCAATCACAAAAGGCTTTAGAATTCCTGTATCCGCGACTTAAGCAGTTTTTTGACTTTATGGTAGGTAATAATCCCTATTCCACTACCCGCATGAAAGGTTCAGGTCTATTACGGACATGGGACTATTTTTATAATTCGGGTGGTTGGGATGATTATCCGCCTCAGCATACCCTAAGTGATAAATCTTCTGTAACCCCAGTAGTTACTTCAGCTTATTATATCCGAGCTGCTAAAATATTGCGTTTAGCAGCTAAAAAGTTAGGCCTAAAAAAAGATGTAAAAGGTTACAATCAGGTAATTAAACAATTATCAAGTGCATTGCAAACCTATGCATGGGATGAAGAAACTGGTTATTTTGGATATGTGCTGCATAATACCGACGGAAAAGCTATAGGGATTTATCGCTATAAAGATGGCTCCAACTTCAACAAAGGTTTGGATGGAATAACTCCACTTATCGCGAATATATCCTCCAAAGAACAAACGAACAGAATGATAAACCATCTTTTTTCTCCTAATGAAATGTGGACAGAAATTGGTATATCGACAGTAGACCAGTCTGCTCCTTACTATAGTTCAGATGGATATTGGAATGGAGCTGTTTGGTTCCCACATCAATGGATGATATGGAAAGCTTTATTGGATCTCGGAGAAGGAGAAAAAGCTTACAGGGTGGCAAACACGGCTTTAAATACATGGGAAAAAGAATGTGAAGAGAGTTATTATACCTTCGAACATTTCATTATTTCCTCACAGCGTGGAGCTGGATGGCATCAATTCTCCGGTTTATCATCTCCTATACTCAACTGGTTTGCCGCTTATTATCGAGTAGGAAAAGTTTCCACCGGTTTTGAGGTTTGGATTTCTGAGAATTCTTTTAATGAAGATTACTCGCTGTACAAGGCAAAGATCTCATTTGATGATTCAACACTTCCACATAAGCGTTCTTTTATAGTATGTATGAATCCGGCAAAAAAATATCAAATCAGATTCAATGGTAAAATAGTTGAAAGCAAATCGTATTATCCAGGATTATTAGACATTACATTACCAAGCACCAATAAACCAGGAATACTTACTATAGATACTATAAATATTAAAATTTCACATTGTTCCTGA
- a CDS encoding FAD-dependent oxidoreductase, producing the protein MMVIRYSKNVFTTIIMLVCLLLTSCSSFRNINNKDQDVKSNRYVGNNNTQVDICIYGATPAGIMAAYTAKKKGKSVILIEPSNRIGGLTAGGLGWTDIGNKSIIRGYALQFYNRIGRSYGENEPKFTFEPKVALATFKGFLEEAGITDVLYQYRIINVQKRGNEITRISLEDSNLPLNKTRKTVSAKIFLDCSYEGDLMAKAGVSYTVGREANSQYGETGNGVQMNQKHQFPDGVDPYKIKGNPSSGLLYGILSEPIGKTGAGDKHVQSYNFRITLTNDENNRIPITRPENYDSTKYELLLRLKEVSPWKTYKDCLKWDMMPNHKCDINNQGGFSTDMIGDSWNYPEASYEDREKIYNNHLDYTKGLLYFMWTDNRIPANIRSELQKWGYPRDEYEDNEHFTPQLYIRESRRMVGRMVMTQQYCENTKVADDLIAWAAYTMDSHNCGRYVVNGMVKNEGDVQIYLKDSYNVSYRAITPQETEARNLLVPVCLSASHIAYGSIRMEPVFMVLGQTSAIAACQAIDRFDNCVQKVNSHQVIREFEQMK; encoded by the coding sequence ATGATGGTAATTCGTTATAGCAAGAATGTGTTTACGACAATAATAATGCTTGTCTGTTTATTATTAACATCCTGTTCTTCATTCAGGAATATCAATAATAAAGATCAAGATGTCAAATCCAACCGATACGTCGGTAATAACAATACTCAGGTAGATATTTGTATCTATGGTGCTACACCTGCAGGTATTATGGCAGCTTATACAGCTAAAAAGAAAGGAAAGTCTGTGATTCTAATAGAACCAAGTAATAGAATTGGCGGATTAACAGCAGGCGGACTAGGGTGGACGGATATTGGAAATAAAAGTATCATTAGAGGCTATGCCCTTCAATTTTATAATCGAATAGGTCGGTCTTATGGAGAAAATGAGCCCAAGTTTACTTTTGAACCTAAAGTAGCGTTGGCAACTTTCAAAGGATTTCTCGAGGAAGCCGGAATAACAGATGTATTATACCAATATCGTATTATTAATGTTCAAAAGAGAGGAAATGAGATTACCAGAATAAGCCTGGAAGATTCTAATCTACCTCTCAATAAGACCAGGAAAACGGTGTCAGCAAAAATATTTCTGGATTGCAGTTATGAAGGAGATTTGATGGCCAAAGCAGGCGTCTCTTATACAGTTGGCCGGGAAGCAAACTCACAATATGGTGAAACTGGTAATGGTGTCCAAATGAATCAAAAACACCAGTTTCCAGATGGGGTAGATCCATACAAAATAAAAGGTAATCCATCCAGTGGATTGCTCTATGGAATACTTTCTGAACCAATTGGAAAAACAGGAGCTGGTGATAAACATGTTCAATCCTACAATTTCCGAATTACCCTAACCAATGATGAGAACAACAGAATACCGATAACCCGCCCTGAAAATTATGATTCAACAAAATATGAACTGCTGCTACGTCTGAAAGAAGTCTCACCATGGAAAACGTACAAAGATTGTTTAAAATGGGATATGATGCCGAATCATAAATGTGATATCAATAACCAGGGAGGTTTTTCTACAGACATGATTGGAGATAGCTGGAATTATCCGGAAGCTTCTTATGAAGATCGTGAGAAGATATATAATAATCATCTTGATTATACAAAAGGTCTGTTATACTTCATGTGGACGGATAATCGGATTCCGGCAAATATCCGTAGTGAACTACAAAAATGGGGATATCCAAGAGATGAGTATGAAGACAATGAACATTTCACACCCCAGTTATATATCCGTGAATCAAGGAGAATGGTTGGTAGAATGGTAATGACACAGCAGTACTGCGAAAACACAAAAGTTGCAGATGATCTGATTGCATGGGCTGCATATACTATGGATTCACATAACTGTGGACGATATGTCGTAAATGGGATGGTAAAAAATGAGGGGGATGTTCAAATCTATCTGAAAGATTCCTATAATGTTTCTTACAGGGCTATTACGCCTCAGGAAACAGAAGCTAGAAATCTTTTGGTTCCCGTTTGCTTGTCGGCATCACATATAGCCTATGGATCTATTCGGATGGAACCTGTTTTTATGGTACTCGGACAAACTTCAGCCATTGCAGCTTGTCAAGCAATTGATCGGTTTGATAACTGTGTTCAAAAAGTGAATTCGCATCAAGTAATCAGAGAATTTGAACAAATGAAATAA
- a CDS encoding DUF1080 domain-containing protein — MKNLFLSILLLFCVASLSAQNWEPLFNGKNLKGWQKLNGKAEYKVVGDAIVGIPKMGSSNTFLATTKNYGDFILEFDFKVDNELNSGVQFRSESKKEYQNGRVHGYQFEIDPSSRAWSGGIYDEARRNWIYPLTQNPSAKTAFKNNEWNRARIEAFGNSIRIWINGVPCANIWDNMTPTGFIALQVHSINNASFENKCVSWKNIRICTENVASYLTPETNEAPEINLIVNTLSSREAKDGWALLWDGKTSNGWKGAKLSTFPAKGWIMENGILKVMKSGGAESANGGDIVTTRKYKNFILKVDFKITEGANSGVKYFVNPDLNKGDGSAIGCEFQILDDEKHPDAKLGVKGNRKLGSLYDLIPAPENKPFNKGEFNTATIIVKGNHVEHWLNGVKLIEYTRNNEMWNALVAYSKYKNWPDFGNLAEGNILLQDHGNEVWFSNIKIKELK; from the coding sequence ATGAAGAATTTATTTTTATCGATTTTACTTTTATTTTGTGTTGCCTCTTTGTCGGCACAAAACTGGGAACCTCTTTTCAATGGCAAAAACCTGAAAGGATGGCAAAAACTGAATGGAAAAGCGGAGTATAAAGTTGTAGGTGATGCCATTGTAGGTATACCTAAGATGGGATCTTCCAATACTTTTCTGGCAACTACTAAGAACTATGGAGACTTTATTCTTGAGTTTGATTTTAAAGTAGATAATGAATTAAACTCAGGAGTACAATTCCGTAGCGAGAGTAAAAAGGAATATCAAAATGGCCGTGTACATGGCTATCAATTCGAAATAGATCCGTCATCCCGTGCCTGGTCGGGCGGTATATATGATGAGGCGCGTCGCAATTGGATATATCCTTTGACACAGAATCCGTCTGCAAAGACAGCTTTTAAAAATAACGAATGGAATAGAGCCCGTATTGAGGCCTTCGGTAATTCTATACGTATATGGATTAACGGTGTTCCATGTGCTAATATTTGGGATAATATGACTCCGACTGGCTTCATTGCTTTGCAGGTGCATTCCATCAATAATGCTTCGTTTGAGAATAAATGTGTAAGCTGGAAGAACATTCGTATTTGCACTGAAAATGTAGCTTCTTATTTGACTCCTGAAACAAATGAGGCACCTGAAATTAATCTTATCGTTAATACGCTTTCTTCACGCGAAGCAAAAGATGGATGGGCTTTGCTTTGGGATGGCAAGACAAGTAATGGGTGGAAAGGAGCTAAGCTTTCTACTTTTCCGGCAAAAGGTTGGATCATGGAAAACGGAATTTTGAAAGTAATGAAGAGCGGAGGAGCAGAATCTGCTAATGGTGGTGACATTGTGACTACTCGTAAATACAAGAATTTTATTCTGAAAGTCGATTTTAAGATTACTGAAGGAGCAAATAGTGGGGTTAAATATTTCGTTAATCCTGATTTGAATAAAGGAGACGGCTCTGCTATTGGTTGTGAGTTTCAAATACTCGATGATGAAAAGCATCCTGACGCAAAACTTGGTGTAAAAGGTAACAGAAAATTAGGATCATTATATGATCTTATTCCTGCTCCTGAAAATAAACCTTTTAACAAAGGAGAATTCAATACAGCCACTATTATAGTAAAAGGTAATCATGTGGAACATTGGTTGAATGGAGTAAAACTTATAGAATACACACGTAATAATGAAATGTGGAATGCTTTGGTTGCTTATAGCAAATATAAGAATTGGCCTGATTTCGGAAATCTTGCAGAAGGCAATATTCTCTTACAAGATCACGGAAATGAAGTTTGGTTTAGTAATATAAAGATTAAGGAACTTAAGTAG
- a CDS encoding sugar-binding domain-containing protein, whose amino-acid sequence MGVPGFIYGSVYNSERSGCINLDSKAIHEGTFEWKMKKADQVGAAGETISKAGYGETSWLDAVVPGTVLGSLVYNKVFPEPYFGDNNKITNKKIPDISEVGNSFYTYWFRTEFEVPSSFKGKTIWLQPDGINYRAEVWVNGHLLSTMMGMFKNDYINITDFVNIGKNNAIAILVHPVDMPSNCTPKAWGAKGEFQNGGDGNIGLNVTQLMTVGWDFTYPDGIRDRNTGIWRGISLYATGKVALRHPFVKSSFDKGNFNVAHEDVSVEIVNPNNTRPLKCEVKGEIVGEGITFTKTIDILRGEEKVCNFSCEDFAQLNMAQPKLWWPVNKGPQNLYTLKMSVSVDGVICDSLTSRFGIRDIHVTTKTPDGSKMFIVNGKPLFIRGTNWVPEAMLRTSDNRMDAELKYTAQSGVNLLRIWGGGIAESDRFYQLCDELGLLVWQEFWLTGDTKHPQDKALYLANVESTVKRIRNHAALALYVASNESSEVTGTPELLNRLDGTRPYQMQSECDGVHDGSPYKQVNPMQHYEDSASERGSRIYGFNPEYGAPTLPVYESLKEMMDSKDLWPINKKVWDYMDGNGFHRMTSLYNDLVNQYGKSKTIEEYCEKAQFVGAMNSKSIWECWNYNKFNHGDRFCSGLLFWYHNCPNPQVSARMWDWSLEPTASLYHTAKSLEPLHVQFDYLKNTVSVVNDYNQSFKGYKVIAQVFNMDSKKVLEKTATVDIEEDGVSNDVIKLVFPKNISQVHFINLILKDEKGKVVSTNFYWRSNDTYQGRTTITGPCTSGFESLNKMAKAKVKLSCLTHLKENKMYIEIIVRNVGNQIAFFNQLQLLNEKHSPIRPSYYSDNFFTLLPGEKKVIKIETAEKNLSVHNNLVFKGWNTDEKIYILR is encoded by the coding sequence ATGGGAGTACCAGGGTTTATATATGGCTCTGTATATAATAGTGAAAGATCCGGTTGTATCAATCTGGATTCAAAAGCTATTCATGAAGGTACTTTTGAATGGAAAATGAAAAAGGCAGATCAAGTAGGAGCTGCAGGAGAAACAATCTCTAAAGCGGGGTACGGTGAAACAAGTTGGCTTGATGCTGTAGTGCCAGGTACCGTGTTAGGTTCGTTGGTCTATAATAAGGTGTTTCCAGAGCCCTATTTTGGCGACAACAATAAAATTACTAACAAAAAGATACCTGATATATCCGAAGTAGGTAATTCATTTTATACCTATTGGTTCCGCACAGAATTTGAGGTGCCATCTTCGTTCAAAGGCAAAACCATCTGGCTTCAGCCAGACGGTATCAATTATCGGGCTGAAGTATGGGTAAACGGACATTTACTCAGCACCATGATGGGGATGTTTAAGAACGATTATATCAACATCACTGATTTTGTTAATATTGGTAAGAATAATGCCATTGCCATATTGGTTCATCCAGTGGACATGCCAAGTAACTGTACTCCCAAAGCATGGGGAGCTAAAGGAGAATTCCAAAATGGCGGTGACGGAAATATTGGTCTCAATGTTACCCAATTGATGACTGTAGGTTGGGATTTTACTTATCCAGATGGTATTCGAGACAGGAATACTGGTATTTGGAGAGGAATCTCTCTGTATGCTACAGGAAAAGTTGCATTACGACACCCTTTTGTCAAATCATCTTTTGATAAAGGAAACTTTAATGTTGCTCACGAAGATGTATCAGTTGAAATAGTAAATCCAAATAATACACGACCTTTAAAATGTGAGGTTAAGGGCGAAATTGTAGGTGAAGGCATCACCTTTACTAAAACAATTGACATACTTCGCGGTGAAGAGAAAGTCTGTAATTTTTCTTGCGAAGATTTTGCACAGCTAAATATGGCTCAGCCTAAATTGTGGTGGCCTGTAAACAAAGGTCCGCAAAACTTATATACACTAAAGATGTCTGTCTCTGTTGATGGTGTAATCTGTGATTCCTTAACTTCGCGATTTGGTATTAGAGATATTCATGTAACAACTAAAACTCCCGATGGCTCCAAGATGTTTATCGTCAATGGTAAACCCTTATTCATTAGAGGAACGAATTGGGTTCCTGAAGCGATGTTAAGAACTTCAGATAATCGTATGGATGCAGAATTGAAATACACAGCGCAATCTGGAGTCAATCTTCTTCGCATATGGGGTGGAGGAATTGCTGAATCTGATCGTTTCTACCAACTTTGTGATGAATTGGGTCTGTTGGTATGGCAAGAGTTCTGGCTAACAGGTGATACCAAGCATCCCCAGGATAAAGCACTGTATTTGGCAAATGTAGAATCAACAGTTAAGAGAATTCGCAATCATGCAGCATTAGCACTCTATGTTGCTTCTAATGAAAGTTCTGAAGTAACAGGAACTCCAGAGTTATTGAATCGCCTGGATGGGACAAGACCTTATCAGATGCAGTCGGAATGTGATGGCGTACATGATGGTAGTCCTTATAAGCAAGTTAATCCAATGCAACATTATGAAGATAGTGCATCAGAACGAGGAAGCCGCATATATGGTTTTAACCCCGAATATGGAGCGCCTACATTGCCGGTATACGAGTCTCTAAAAGAGATGATGGACAGCAAGGATTTGTGGCCAATCAATAAAAAGGTATGGGATTATATGGATGGAAATGGCTTTCACCGAATGACATCTTTATATAATGACTTGGTAAATCAGTATGGAAAATCAAAGACTATTGAAGAATACTGTGAGAAAGCCCAGTTCGTAGGAGCTATGAATTCCAAAAGTATCTGGGAATGTTGGAACTATAACAAATTTAACCATGGCGACCGTTTCTGTTCGGGGCTGCTTTTCTGGTATCACAACTGTCCGAATCCTCAAGTTTCGGCCAGAATGTGGGATTGGTCATTAGAGCCTACGGCCTCTCTTTATCATACAGCTAAGTCCTTGGAACCTCTCCATGTACAATTCGACTATCTGAAGAATACCGTTTCGGTCGTTAATGATTATAACCAGTCGTTTAAAGGATACAAAGTAATAGCTCAGGTGTTCAATATGGATAGCAAAAAAGTTCTTGAAAAAACGGCTACTGTAGATATTGAAGAAGATGGTGTCTCTAATGATGTAATTAAGTTGGTATTCCCAAAGAATATATCACAAGTTCACTTCATCAATTTAATTTTGAAAGACGAGAAAGGAAAGGTGGTTTCAACAAACTTCTATTGGCGGTCAAACGACACATATCAAGGTCGGACTACTATTACGGGGCCTTGTACCTCCGGATTCGAAAGTTTGAATAAGATGGCGAAGGCAAAGGTTAAGTTGTCTTGTCTGACACATCTTAAAGAGAATAAGATGTACATAGAGATAATTGTTAGAAATGTAGGAAATCAGATTGCTTTTTTCAATCAACTCCAACTCTTAAATGAAAAGCATTCTCCAATTCGCCCCTCTTACTACTCTGACAATTTTTTTACTTTATTGCCAGGTGAAAAAAAGGTTATCAAGATTGAAACTGCTGAAAAAAATCTGTCAGTCCATAACAATCTCGTCTTTAAAGGATGGAATACGGATGAAAAGATTTATATTTTGAGATAA
- a CDS encoding DUF975 family protein, which translates to MENVVLMRMAKESLRDKWGLAIGTFFVYGLVIGGLQFNYSYFNLSGEHFVTPFTGIISLILGGPLTLGLAIFSLAISRNQEARFEQLLKGFNNFGTALGAYILMGIFVLLWSILLIIPGIIAALSYAMTYYIIADEPSIQIMDAIDKSKKMMYGYKWKFFCLNLRFFGWGLLCILTLGIGFLWLLPYMEISFVKFYDDIKGSQETAENTINL; encoded by the coding sequence ATGGAAAATGTTGTTTTAATGAGAATGGCCAAAGAATCCCTGAGAGATAAATGGGGATTGGCTATCGGAACTTTTTTTGTGTATGGATTGGTAATCGGTGGTTTACAGTTTAATTATTCCTATTTCAATTTGTCTGGAGAGCATTTTGTTACTCCATTTACAGGAATAATAAGTCTTATTCTTGGTGGTCCTTTGACTCTTGGCTTAGCAATCTTTTCATTGGCTATATCAAGGAACCAGGAAGCTCGCTTTGAACAGCTGCTTAAGGGATTTAATAATTTTGGAACTGCATTAGGAGCATATATTTTAATGGGTATTTTTGTTTTATTGTGGTCTATTCTGTTAATAATACCAGGAATAATAGCTGCTTTATCTTACGCGATGACTTATTATATTATTGCTGATGAGCCCTCTATTCAGATAATGGATGCAATTGATAAAAGTAAAAAGATGATGTATGGATACAAATGGAAATTTTTCTGTCTGAATCTTAGATTCTTTGGATGGGGATTGCTTTGTATCCTGACATTAGGAATAGGCTTCCTTTGGCTCTTACCTTATATGGAAATTAGTTTCGTGAAATTCTATGATGATATAAAAGGTAGTCAAGAGACTGCAGAAAATACAATCAACCTATAA